From a single Lewinella sp. LCG006 genomic region:
- a CDS encoding diacylglycerol kinase family protein, protein MIQNTKRSHLTARWLVIVNPQANNGNLGQWWPAVQTKLTDLLADTKIVISRHRGDATAIVAEAVAEGIRHIMAVGGDGIAHQVVNGIVLQKKVPTREITFALLPLGTGNDWIKSHEIPKSWQRWRSYFLTAVPAYQNLGKISYQSDTGLEVRCFMNVAGLAYDAFVVRYMAGKKSLLPGKLFYFWATFRCLFMYQPQKGIIKYNEQHQYKAAFYTINAGIGKFSGGGMQLVPHASSQGETFALTWVGKVSKLAVVLNSFRFYKGRIASYHKAHLTHCETMAVVAEDGDELLIEADGEFLGACPATITLLPNALRFLSPA, encoded by the coding sequence ATGATACAAAATACTAAGAGATCACATCTGACCGCTCGCTGGTTAGTTATCGTCAACCCCCAGGCCAATAATGGGAATTTGGGGCAGTGGTGGCCAGCTGTGCAAACCAAACTGACCGATTTGTTGGCCGATACTAAAATTGTTATCAGTAGGCATCGTGGCGACGCTACGGCGATTGTGGCGGAAGCCGTGGCCGAAGGTATTCGCCACATCATGGCCGTCGGCGGAGATGGTATTGCGCATCAGGTGGTCAATGGTATTGTTTTGCAAAAAAAGGTGCCAACCCGAGAGATTACCTTTGCTTTGTTGCCTTTGGGTACTGGAAATGATTGGATAAAATCGCACGAAATTCCTAAAAGCTGGCAGCGGTGGCGCTCGTATTTTCTTACCGCAGTACCCGCTTACCAAAACTTGGGCAAAATAAGCTATCAATCGGATACGGGCCTTGAGGTACGCTGTTTTATGAATGTGGCTGGCTTGGCGTACGATGCTTTTGTGGTGCGCTACATGGCGGGTAAAAAAAGTCTGTTGCCAGGAAAATTATTCTACTTCTGGGCTACTTTTCGGTGTTTATTCATGTACCAGCCTCAAAAAGGAATTATTAAATACAATGAGCAACATCAGTACAAAGCTGCTTTTTATACCATCAATGCCGGAATAGGAAAATTTTCAGGGGGAGGGATGCAACTGGTTCCGCATGCGAGTAGCCAGGGAGAAACCTTTGCGCTGACCTGGGTAGGGAAAGTTAGTAAGTTGGCAGTGGTGTTAAATTCTTTTCGCTTTTACAAAGGGCGGATTGCGAGCTACCATAAAGCTCACCTCACCCATTGCGAAACGATGGCAGTGGTGGCAGAGGATGGGGATGAATTGCTAATAGAAGCTGATGGCGAATTTCTGGGAGCGTGCCCCGCAACGATTACGCTCTTGCCTAATGCGTTGCGATTTCTTTCGCCAGCGTAA
- a CDS encoding ABC transporter ATP-binding protein yields the protein MTNILEIKEVIKAYGSKIAVDRVSLTVPKGTIFGLLGPNGAGKTSLIRMITTITRPDEGEIILNGEPLNADHPRQIGYLPEERGLYKKMKVGEHLLYLAQLKGLTAATARQASQHWLEKLGMSERWNQPVEALSKGLQQQVQFIATVIHQPKLLILDEPFSGLDPVNTNRLKKEIRLLNEQGTSIIFSTHRMEQVEEICEDIMLINAGKNVLQGAVSEIRERYKQYHFQLHYQGELPATFAQHFSVLEQGKQSLTFAGQENETVNSILQQLLQLGVQIRSFTEVLPSLNDIFIRTVGAAAPAS from the coding sequence GTGACAAATATCCTGGAAATAAAAGAGGTCATTAAGGCCTACGGCAGCAAAATAGCAGTAGATCGGGTGTCTTTAACGGTACCCAAAGGAACTATTTTTGGACTATTGGGCCCCAACGGTGCAGGGAAAACCTCCCTGATCCGTATGATCACGACCATCACCCGCCCCGACGAAGGGGAAATCATTTTGAACGGCGAGCCTTTAAATGCCGATCATCCTCGTCAGATTGGTTATTTACCCGAAGAACGGGGGCTTTACAAGAAAATGAAAGTAGGTGAACATCTCCTGTATTTAGCTCAATTGAAAGGCCTAACCGCTGCTACTGCCAGGCAAGCTTCTCAACACTGGTTGGAAAAATTAGGCATGAGCGAACGTTGGAACCAGCCCGTAGAAGCGCTCTCCAAAGGCCTTCAACAGCAAGTACAGTTTATCGCAACGGTGATTCACCAACCCAAACTATTGATCCTCGACGAGCCTTTTTCCGGGCTTGACCCCGTAAATACCAATCGGCTTAAAAAAGAAATCCGCTTGCTCAATGAACAAGGGACCAGCATCATTTTCTCTACCCACCGCATGGAGCAAGTAGAGGAAATTTGCGAAGACATCATGCTGATCAATGCTGGCAAGAATGTCCTACAAGGTGCCGTCAGTGAGATCAGGGAACGTTACAAACAATACCATTTTCAATTGCACTACCAGGGAGAACTACCTGCTACTTTCGCCCAACATTTTTCGGTGCTGGAACAAGGTAAACAATCCCTCACTTTTGCTGGTCAGGAAAATGAAACCGTCAACAGCATCCTGCAACAGCTTTTACAACTGGGGGTTCAGATTCGCTCTTTTACCGAGGTGCTGCCTAGTTTGAATGATATTTTTATTCGTACGG